A section of the Streptomyces sp. Je 1-369 genome encodes:
- a CDS encoding cytochrome P450 yields MTETTNPTDSIAFPQDRTCPYHPPTAYAPLREDPPFSRVRLFDGRSVWLVTGRAAARELLVDPRLSADRENEAFPVPTERFARLRDRRIALLGVDDPEHKAQRRMLIPSFSVKRIAALRPQIQATVDLLLDAMAEQGPPAELVSAFALPVPSMVICALLGVPYGDHEFFEEQSRRLLRGPTAADTQAARDSMDAYFYELIDKKRKEPGDGLLDELIAEQLASGAVDPEELVRLASILLIAGHETTANMISLGTFTLLQHPGRLAELRAGLRADPPLLPGAVEELLRFLSIADGLLRVATEEIDTPAGTIRVDDGVVFATSLINRDGTVFEGPEDLDWHRQDRHHLAFGFGIHQCLGQNLARAELEIALGTLFERLPGLRLAAPPQDIPFKPGDTIQGMLELPVTW; encoded by the coding sequence ATGACGGAGACAACGAACCCCACCGATTCCATCGCCTTCCCGCAGGACCGCACGTGTCCGTACCACCCGCCCACCGCGTACGCACCGCTGCGCGAGGACCCGCCCTTCTCCCGCGTCAGACTGTTCGACGGCCGCTCCGTGTGGCTGGTCACCGGGCGGGCGGCGGCGCGTGAGCTGCTCGTCGACCCGCGCCTCTCCGCCGACCGCGAGAACGAGGCCTTCCCCGTCCCCACCGAACGGTTCGCCCGGCTCCGTGACCGCCGCATCGCCCTGCTCGGCGTCGACGACCCGGAGCACAAAGCACAGCGCCGCATGCTGATCCCCAGCTTCTCCGTCAAGCGCATCGCGGCCCTGCGCCCGCAGATCCAGGCGACGGTCGACCTGCTCCTGGACGCCATGGCCGAGCAGGGGCCGCCCGCCGAGCTGGTGAGCGCCTTCGCGCTGCCCGTGCCCTCGATGGTGATCTGTGCCCTGCTGGGCGTGCCCTACGGCGACCACGAGTTCTTCGAGGAGCAGTCGAGGCGGCTGCTGCGCGGCCCCACCGCCGCGGACACGCAGGCGGCGCGGGACTCGATGGACGCCTATTTCTACGAGCTGATCGACAAGAAGCGCAAGGAGCCGGGCGACGGCCTGCTCGACGAGCTGATCGCGGAGCAGCTCGCGTCGGGCGCGGTGGACCCGGAGGAGCTCGTCAGGCTGGCCAGCATCCTGCTGATCGCCGGGCACGAGACCACCGCGAACATGATCTCGCTCGGTACGTTCACGCTCCTCCAGCACCCCGGCCGGCTGGCCGAACTGCGGGCGGGGCTGCGCGCGGACCCGCCGCTGCTGCCGGGCGCCGTCGAGGAGCTGCTGCGCTTCCTGTCCATCGCGGACGGGCTGCTGCGGGTGGCGACGGAGGAGATCGACACCCCGGCGGGCACCATCCGCGTCGACGACGGCGTCGTCTTCGCCACGTCCCTCATCAACCGCGACGGCACGGTCTTCGAAGGCCCCGAGGACCTGGACTGGCACCGCCAGGACCGTCACCACCTGGCCTTCGGCTTCGGCATCCACCAGTGCCTGGGCCAGAACCTGGCACGCGCCGAGCTGGAGATCGCGCTCGGCACCCTCTTCGAGCGCCTGCCGGGGCTGCGGCTCGCGGCGCCCCCGCAGGACATCCCGTTCAAGCCGGGCGACACGATCCAGGGGATGCTCGAACTCCCCGTCACCTGGTGA
- the rsgA gene encoding ribosome small subunit-dependent GTPase A — translation MFSSGTSSHPLAPYGWDAGWEAEFAPYAAQGLVPGRVVRVDRGQCDVITADGSVRADTEFVTPRDPLKVVCTGDWVAVDADGADPRYVQTYLPRRTSFVRSTSSKRSEGQILAANVDHSIIAVSLAAELDLARIERFLALGWESGGQPVVVLSKADLVPDAATLGHLVEDVETAAPGVQVLAVSATSGDGVDVLAAVVSGGTSVLLGQSGAGKSTLANALAGADVMEVQAIRDVDGKGRHTTTTRNLIPLPGGGVLIDTPGLRGVGLWDAESGVGQVFSEIEELATRCRFHDCAHDAEPGCAVLDAVDSGGLPQRRLDSYRKLIRENQRIVAKTDARARAEMRRQWRLRGAEGRAALDVKRGRLR, via the coding sequence CTGTTCTCCTCGGGTACCTCGTCGCATCCCCTTGCCCCGTACGGCTGGGACGCGGGCTGGGAAGCCGAGTTCGCGCCCTACGCGGCGCAAGGTCTCGTACCCGGGCGCGTCGTCCGGGTGGACCGCGGGCAGTGCGACGTCATCACCGCCGACGGCAGCGTGCGCGCCGACACCGAGTTCGTCACCCCGCGCGACCCGCTGAAGGTCGTGTGCACCGGCGACTGGGTCGCCGTGGACGCGGACGGCGCCGACCCCCGCTACGTACAGACGTATCTGCCGCGGCGCACCTCCTTCGTGCGGTCCACCTCGTCCAAGCGGTCCGAGGGGCAGATCCTCGCGGCCAACGTCGACCACTCGATCATCGCGGTGTCACTCGCCGCGGAGCTCGACCTCGCGCGGATCGAGCGGTTCCTCGCGCTCGGCTGGGAGTCCGGCGGGCAGCCCGTCGTCGTGCTCAGCAAGGCCGACCTCGTGCCGGACGCCGCGACGCTCGGGCACCTCGTCGAGGACGTGGAGACCGCCGCGCCCGGCGTGCAGGTGCTCGCCGTCAGCGCCACGTCCGGAGACGGCGTCGACGTCCTCGCCGCGGTCGTCTCCGGCGGTACGTCGGTGCTGCTCGGGCAGTCCGGCGCGGGCAAGTCGACGCTCGCCAACGCGTTGGCCGGGGCCGACGTCATGGAGGTCCAGGCGATCCGTGACGTCGACGGCAAGGGGCGGCACACGACGACCACGCGCAACCTCATTCCGCTGCCCGGCGGCGGGGTCCTCATCGACACGCCCGGACTGCGTGGCGTGGGGCTGTGGGACGCCGAGAGCGGCGTCGGGCAGGTGTTCTCCGAGATCGAGGAACTGGCGACGCGGTGCCGGTTCCACGACTGCGCCCACGATGCGGAGCCGGGGTGCGCCGTGCTCGACGCGGTCGACTCCGGTGGCCTTCCCCAGCGCCGCCTCGACAGCTACCGCAAGCTGATCCGCGAGAACCAGCGCATCGTCGCCAAGACGGACGCGCGGGCCCGCGCGGAGATGCGGCGGCAGTGGCGGTTGCGGGGGGCGGAGGGCCGTGCGGCGCTCGACGTCAAGCGGGGGCGCTTGCGCTGA
- a CDS encoding polysaccharide lyase family 8 super-sandwich domain-containing protein: MEITRRRALSVLSAAGLMAVIPTGPATAAAAAAGRARLLANTVAVFAGTAEANARPENAAKLAAMERTARADLKAMDDAREGELFAGLVLGTDEANLNTAYRKLYEIALATRTPGLPADLYGSTPVQHRVLDGLARLHERYYGDQSKGYYGNWFHWEIGISQHVSKTLVLLADALPAHRPDLLPAYVASMDAYLRNGTGGDVDLDSRFHTGANLADITTNRILQGALLGEAGEARIRKALTDQLTVFATIDPYHLNHQVTDGHYADGSFIQHSSVAYTGSYGKGLLTRVVQTLKILDGTGFAHGEELVPTVYGWVRNGFAPLIFEGWMMEIVKGRAVSRPDSGYTDVAVVVEAVVDLSSLASGAVATALKSYVKHVRATSRAPLDPARFVSPVSVVRYADILDDASVPPADLNPAARSVAFNAMDKTVHRRPGYAFALARSSERISKYEYMSGENLMPWFQGDGAYYLYLSGQDQSRAYGVDYFTTVPPYGLAGVTAPVEQRRTVPESYGKPYYDNPGHPLRFTSSSESQNKYVYFPRGTNRFSGGAVLGQYGAAGMVQSGDVAYRDRALLPDDFVVYRAPTATKSWFLLDDEIVVLAADVGDAAGRAVTTTVDARTAAADDRISLTGVLRDGRPWTGPGTADLHWLRYANTTEGTAVGYVFLDTPKVRVTLDEVTRSRRVVRTANPDTQVTRSVLGVTVDGTAGARPARLAYALVPNAGEARLRAHRHGPLKVLANTRHLQAVTHAGLGLTSANAFTEGRHETGGLRLHGPASVLVQRGDRRRRAVRVAVSDPTMDRDTVTLLLRGRPLRRTGGDPEVRVSRAPGGTRIEVDTYHAYGRSFTVTLTPSE; the protein is encoded by the coding sequence ATGGAGATCACCCGTAGACGCGCGTTGTCCGTCCTGTCGGCCGCCGGCCTGATGGCGGTGATCCCCACGGGCCCGGCGACCGCCGCCGCGGCCGCGGCAGGGCGTGCCCGGCTCCTCGCCAATACCGTCGCGGTGTTCGCCGGAACCGCCGAGGCCAACGCACGCCCGGAGAACGCCGCGAAGCTCGCCGCCATGGAGAGGACCGCGCGGGCCGACCTGAAGGCGATGGACGACGCGCGGGAGGGCGAGCTCTTCGCCGGGCTCGTGCTCGGCACCGACGAGGCCAACCTCAACACCGCCTACCGCAAGCTGTACGAGATCGCCCTCGCCACCCGCACCCCGGGCCTCCCCGCCGACCTGTACGGCAGTACGCCTGTGCAGCACCGGGTGCTCGACGGCCTCGCCCGGCTGCACGAGCGCTACTACGGCGACCAGTCCAAGGGGTACTACGGCAACTGGTTCCACTGGGAGATCGGGATCTCCCAGCACGTCAGCAAGACCCTCGTCCTGCTCGCCGACGCCCTCCCCGCCCACCGCCCCGACCTGCTGCCCGCCTACGTCGCCTCCATGGACGCCTACCTGCGCAACGGCACCGGCGGCGACGTCGACCTCGACTCGCGCTTCCACACCGGCGCCAACCTCGCCGACATCACCACCAACCGGATCCTCCAGGGCGCCCTCCTGGGCGAGGCGGGCGAGGCGCGGATCCGCAAGGCGCTCACCGACCAGCTCACGGTCTTCGCCACCATCGACCCGTACCACCTCAACCACCAGGTCACGGACGGGCATTACGCCGACGGCTCCTTCATCCAGCACTCGTCCGTCGCCTACACCGGCTCGTACGGCAAGGGCCTGCTCACCCGCGTCGTACAGACCCTCAAGATCCTCGACGGCACGGGCTTCGCCCACGGCGAGGAGCTCGTGCCGACCGTGTACGGGTGGGTGCGGAATGGTTTCGCCCCGCTGATATTCGAGGGCTGGATGATGGAGATCGTCAAGGGCCGCGCCGTCTCGCGCCCCGACTCCGGCTACACCGACGTGGCCGTGGTCGTCGAAGCCGTCGTCGACCTCTCCTCCCTCGCGTCCGGCGCCGTGGCCACCGCCCTGAAGAGCTACGTCAAACACGTCAGGGCCACCTCGCGCGCCCCCCTCGACCCGGCCCGCTTCGTGTCGCCCGTCAGCGTCGTGCGGTACGCCGACATCCTCGACGACGCCTCCGTGCCACCCGCCGACCTCAACCCCGCCGCGCGGAGCGTCGCGTTCAACGCCATGGACAAGACGGTGCACCGCAGGCCGGGCTACGCCTTCGCGCTCGCGCGGAGCTCCGAGCGCATCAGCAAGTACGAGTACATGAGCGGCGAGAACCTCATGCCGTGGTTCCAGGGCGACGGCGCGTACTACCTCTACCTGTCGGGACAGGACCAGAGCCGGGCGTACGGGGTCGACTACTTCACGACGGTCCCGCCGTACGGCCTCGCGGGCGTCACCGCACCGGTCGAACAGCGGCGCACCGTACCGGAGTCGTACGGCAAGCCGTACTACGACAACCCCGGCCACCCCCTCCGCTTCACGTCGTCCTCCGAGTCGCAGAACAAGTACGTCTACTTCCCGCGCGGCACCAACCGCTTCTCGGGCGGCGCCGTCCTGGGGCAGTACGGCGCGGCGGGGATGGTGCAGTCCGGCGACGTGGCGTACCGCGACCGTGCGCTGCTGCCCGACGACTTCGTGGTGTACCGGGCGCCGACGGCCACCAAGTCGTGGTTCCTGCTCGACGACGAGATCGTGGTGCTGGCAGCCGACGTCGGCGACGCGGCCGGGCGCGCCGTCACCACGACCGTCGACGCCCGCACCGCCGCAGCCGACGACCGGATCTCCCTCACCGGTGTGCTCCGCGACGGCCGCCCCTGGACCGGCCCCGGCACCGCCGACCTGCACTGGCTGCGCTACGCCAACACCACGGAGGGCACCGCCGTCGGCTATGTCTTCCTCGACACGCCGAAGGTGCGCGTCACCCTGGACGAGGTCACCCGCAGCCGCCGCGTCGTCCGCACCGCCAACCCCGACACTCAGGTGACCCGTTCGGTCCTCGGCGTCACCGTCGACGGGACGGCGGGCGCCCGGCCCGCCCGCCTCGCCTACGCGCTGGTGCCGAACGCCGGCGAGGCCCGCCTGCGCGCCCACCGCCACGGGCCGCTCAAGGTCCTCGCCAACACCCGCCACCTGCAAGCCGTCACGCACGCGGGGCTCGGCCTGACGTCCGCCAACGCCTTCACCGAAGGGCGGCACGAGACCGGTGGCCTGCGCCTGCACGGCCCGGCCTCGGTCCTCGTCCAGCGCGGGGACCGCCGTCGCCGCGCCGTCCGCGTCGCGGTGTCCGACCCGACGATGGACCGGGACACCGTGACGCTCCTGCTCCGCGGCCGACCCCTGCGAAGGACCGGCGGGGACCCGGAGGTGCGGGTGAGCAGGGCGCCCGGTGGCACCCGCATCGAGGTCGACACGTACCACGCGTACGGCAGGAGCTTCACGGTCACGTTGACGCCGAGCGAGTGA
- a CDS encoding glycoside hydrolase family 2 TIM barrel-domain containing protein, whose amino-acid sequence MELPHHEDVSPGNGCLPPRAWYATSDATALSLNGPWRFRLSPTAHTEDDTFATDGYDSAAWDEIAVPGHWVLQGHGAPRYTNMLYPFPLDPPRVPTENPTGDHLRTFDLPDGWPTDGTAVLRFDGVESCVRVWLNGTELGDFKGSRLPHEFAVGELLRRAGNVLAVRVHQWSAGSYLEDQDQWWLPGIFRDVTLLHRPEGCARDFFVHAAYDHSTGTGTLRVDSDVQGRVTVPELGIDAATGEEVAAAVEPWTAETPRLYDATLATPGESIPLRVGFRTVTVEDGTIRVNGSPVLFRGVNRHEFHPETGRTVDLETMRADVLLMKRHNINAVRTSHYPPHPAFLDLCDELGLWVVDECDLETHGFGAVGWRANPADDDRWTPALLDRAARMVERDKNHPSVVLWSLGNECGTGRGLTAMADWIRSRDDSRLLHYEGDRSCADTDVYSRMYADHAEVERIGRGEDEGPERRRRLPFILCEYAHAMGNGPGGLSEYQQLFETYDRLQGGFVWEWIDHGIAHPAYEYAYGGDFGEELHDGNFVCDGLVFPDRTPSPGLVEYKKVIEPVRIEGDGPSGTVTVTNLHDFADLSHLAFTWSYEKDGTTVAEGTLAVPQAGPGERTEVALPPPPRRDPDAETQWTVRASLAEDTAWAAKGHVVAWGQLPVEYGMILPVPGGATPTADADGRHITLGAATFDARTGTLLAFHDREITGPRLDVWRAPTDNDNGMPWLPEPSLADRWRTLGLHRVQHRVDAVESTGQGLTVRTRVAPAAGDLALRTEYHWASNGPKLLLRMSVTPEGEWPVPLPRLGIRFGLPEAWAAGRVRWFGGGPGEAYPDTAAASLIGVWDSDVDALQTPYVRPQENGARPAVRWAEVGGLRVESDGAPAFTARRWTTEQLDAARHRTDLVPGDTVWVNLDIDRHGIGTQSCGPGVLPQYELRATPRPSSLSCVFSAVVDG is encoded by the coding sequence ATGGAGCTTCCCCACCACGAGGACGTGTCCCCCGGCAACGGCTGTCTGCCGCCCCGCGCGTGGTACGCGACGTCGGACGCCACCGCCCTCTCCCTCAACGGCCCCTGGCGCTTCCGCCTCTCCCCCACCGCTCACACCGAGGACGACACCTTCGCCACCGACGGGTACGACAGTGCGGCCTGGGACGAGATCGCGGTGCCCGGCCATTGGGTGCTGCAGGGCCACGGCGCGCCCCGCTACACCAACATGCTCTACCCGTTCCCGCTCGACCCGCCGCGCGTCCCCACCGAGAACCCCACCGGCGACCACCTGCGCACCTTCGACCTGCCCGACGGCTGGCCGACGGACGGCACCGCCGTCCTCCGCTTCGACGGCGTGGAGTCCTGCGTCCGGGTCTGGCTGAACGGCACGGAGCTCGGCGACTTCAAGGGCTCCCGGCTCCCCCACGAGTTTGCCGTCGGCGAGCTGCTGCGCCGGGCGGGCAACGTCCTCGCGGTCCGCGTCCACCAGTGGTCCGCCGGTTCGTACCTGGAGGACCAGGACCAGTGGTGGCTGCCGGGCATCTTCCGCGACGTGACGCTCCTGCACCGGCCCGAGGGCTGCGCCCGCGACTTCTTCGTCCACGCCGCGTACGACCACAGCACGGGCACCGGCACGCTGCGGGTCGACTCGGACGTCCAAGGGCGCGTCACCGTACCCGAGTTGGGCATCGACGCGGCGACCGGCGAGGAGGTCGCCGCCGCCGTGGAGCCGTGGACGGCCGAGACGCCACGCCTGTACGACGCGACGCTGGCCACACCCGGCGAAAGCATCCCGCTGCGCGTCGGCTTCCGCACGGTCACCGTCGAGGACGGCACCATCAGGGTCAACGGCAGCCCCGTCCTCTTCCGGGGCGTGAACCGTCACGAGTTCCACCCGGAGACGGGCCGGACCGTCGACCTCGAAACGATGCGCGCCGACGTGCTCCTGATGAAGCGTCACAACATCAACGCCGTCCGAACCAGCCACTATCCGCCCCACCCCGCCTTCCTCGACCTCTGCGACGAGCTCGGCCTGTGGGTCGTCGACGAGTGCGACCTGGAGACCCACGGCTTCGGCGCCGTCGGCTGGCGCGCCAACCCGGCCGACGACGACCGGTGGACGCCCGCGCTCCTGGACCGCGCGGCCCGCATGGTCGAGCGCGACAAGAACCACCCCTCGGTCGTCCTGTGGTCGCTCGGCAACGAGTGCGGCACCGGACGCGGCCTGACCGCGATGGCCGACTGGATCCGCTCGCGCGACGACAGCCGCCTCCTCCACTACGAGGGCGACCGGTCCTGCGCGGACACGGACGTCTACTCACGGATGTACGCCGACCACGCCGAGGTCGAACGCATCGGCCGGGGCGAGGACGAGGGCCCCGAGCGGCGCCGACGCCTCCCCTTCATCCTCTGCGAGTACGCGCACGCCATGGGCAACGGCCCCGGCGGACTCAGCGAGTACCAGCAGCTGTTCGAGACGTACGACCGGCTGCAGGGCGGCTTCGTCTGGGAGTGGATCGACCACGGCATCGCGCACCCCGCGTACGAGTACGCGTACGGCGGCGACTTCGGCGAGGAGCTGCACGACGGGAACTTCGTCTGCGACGGCCTCGTCTTCCCCGACCGTACGCCGTCCCCCGGACTCGTCGAGTACAAGAAGGTGATCGAACCGGTCCGCATCGAGGGCGACGGCCCCTCCGGCACGGTCACCGTCACCAACCTCCACGACTTCGCCGACCTCTCCCACCTCGCCTTCACCTGGTCGTACGAGAAGGACGGCACGACCGTCGCCGAAGGCACCCTGGCGGTCCCGCAGGCCGGTCCGGGCGAGCGCACCGAGGTCGCGCTGCCGCCCCCGCCGCGCCGGGACCCCGACGCCGAGACGCAGTGGACGGTACGCGCCTCGCTTGCCGAGGACACGGCGTGGGCGGCGAAGGGGCATGTGGTGGCATGGGGCCAACTGCCCGTCGAGTACGGCATGATCCTGCCCGTGCCCGGCGGCGCGACGCCCACCGCGGACGCGGACGGACGGCACATCACGCTCGGCGCCGCCACCTTCGACGCCCGCACCGGCACGCTCCTCGCCTTCCACGACCGGGAGATCACCGGCCCGCGCCTCGACGTGTGGCGGGCCCCCACCGACAACGACAACGGCATGCCCTGGCTCCCCGAACCGTCCCTCGCCGACCGCTGGCGCACGCTGGGCCTGCACCGCGTGCAACACCGCGTCGACGCGGTCGAGTCGACCGGCCAGGGCCTCACCGTGCGCACCCGGGTGGCGCCGGCGGCGGGCGACCTGGCGCTGCGCACGGAGTACCACTGGGCGTCGAACGGCCCCAAGCTGCTGCTGCGGATGTCGGTGACGCCGGAGGGCGAGTGGCCCGTGCCGCTGCCGCGCCTCGGCATCCGCTTCGGGCTGCCGGAGGCGTGGGCGGCGGGCCGGGTGCGGTGGTTCGGCGGCGGGCCCGGCGAGGCCTACCCCGACACCGCGGCCGCCTCGCTGATCGGCGTCTGGGATTCGGACGTCGACGCCCTGCAGACGCCGTACGTGCGCCCGCAGGAGAACGGGGCACGTCCGGCCGTCCGCTGGGCCGAGGTCGGCGGCCTCCGCGTGGAGAGCGACGGCGCGCCCGCGTTCACCGCCCGCCGCTGGACCACCGAACAGCTCGACGCCGCCCGCCACCGCACCGACCTCGTCCCCGGGGACACGGTCTGGGTCAACCTCGACATCGACCGGCACGGCATCGGCACACAGTCGTGCGGGCCGGGCGTCCTGCCGCAGTACGAGCTCCGCGCCACACCTCGGCCGTCGTCCCTGAGCTGCGTGTTCTCGGCGGTGGTGGACGGCTGA
- a CDS encoding DNA-3-methyladenine glycosylase 2 family protein gives MDEETRYEAVRSRDARFDGAFFFAVRTTGIYCRPSCPAVTPKRQNVRFYTTAAAAQTSGFRACRRCRPDAVPGSADWNVRADVVGRAMRMIGDGVVDREGVPGLAVRLGYSARQVQRQLTAELGAGPVALARAQRAHTARVLLQTTDLPVTEIAFAAGFASVRQFNDTIRTVYALTPTALRAAAPRTGAARATPAAGIPLRLAHRGPYHADTVFDLLAEETVTGIEEVIGERGARTYRRTLRLPHGTGIVAVEETHHGATSGHGTGTGSASEAVHRGGWLDARLHLTDLRDLTTAVQRLRRLFDLDADPYAVDERLGADPRLAPLVAARPGLRSPGTADPEEFAVRALVGREGAGRLVREYGAVLDAACGGLTHTFPAPAALAAAPGTLGALATALADGTLRLDAGADRDDAEVALTALPGVDARTAAVIRMRALGDPDVALPGGPEPVLDAWRPWRSYAQHHLDLALTGA, from the coding sequence ATCGATGAAGAGACCAGGTATGAGGCCGTGCGGAGCCGGGATGCTCGGTTTGACGGTGCGTTCTTCTTCGCCGTTCGGACCACCGGCATCTACTGTCGGCCCAGCTGCCCCGCCGTCACCCCTAAGCGTCAGAACGTCCGCTTCTACACCACCGCTGCCGCCGCCCAGACCTCCGGCTTCCGTGCCTGTCGGCGGTGCAGGCCGGATGCTGTTCCCGGGTCCGCCGACTGGAACGTGCGTGCGGACGTCGTAGGGCGGGCCATGCGCATGATCGGTGACGGGGTCGTCGACCGGGAAGGCGTACCGGGGCTCGCCGTGCGGCTGGGGTACAGCGCCCGGCAGGTGCAGCGGCAGCTCACCGCCGAGCTGGGCGCAGGCCCCGTCGCCCTCGCGCGGGCGCAGCGCGCGCACACCGCCCGCGTGCTGCTGCAGACCACGGACCTGCCCGTCACCGAGATCGCCTTCGCCGCAGGGTTCGCCAGCGTGCGGCAGTTCAACGACACGATCAGGACCGTATACGCGCTGACGCCGACCGCCCTGCGCGCCGCGGCCCCCCGTACGGGCGCCGCCCGGGCCACCCCCGCCGCAGGCATCCCGCTCCGCCTCGCCCACCGCGGGCCCTATCACGCCGACACCGTCTTCGACCTGCTCGCCGAGGAGACCGTCACCGGCATCGAGGAGGTCATCGGCGAACGAGGTGCCCGTACCTATCGGCGTACGCTCCGGCTGCCCCACGGCACGGGCATCGTCGCCGTCGAGGAGACCCACCACGGCGCCACGAGCGGCCACGGCACCGGCACGGGGTCCGCCAGTGAGGCCGTGCACCGCGGCGGGTGGCTCGATGCCCGGCTGCACCTCACGGACCTGCGCGACCTCACCACCGCCGTGCAGCGCCTGCGCCGCCTCTTCGACCTGGACGCCGACCCGTACGCCGTGGACGAGCGGCTCGGCGCCGACCCCCGGCTCGCCCCGCTCGTCGCCGCCAGGCCCGGGCTGCGGTCGCCCGGCACCGCCGACCCCGAGGAGTTCGCGGTGCGTGCACTGGTGGGGCGGGAGGGGGCGGGACGCCTCGTGCGGGAGTACGGCGCCGTGCTCGACGCCGCGTGCGGCGGGCTCACCCACACCTTTCCCGCCCCGGCCGCGCTCGCCGCCGCACCGGGCACACTCGGCGCGCTGGCCACGGCGCTCGCCGACGGCACCCTGCGCCTGGACGCGGGCGCGGACCGGGACGACGCGGAGGTGGCGCTGACGGCCCTGCCCGGGGTCGACGCGCGGACGGCCGCGGTCATCCGGATGCGGGCGCTCGGCGACCCGGACGTGGCGCTGCCCGGCGGGCCGGAGCCGGTCCTCGACGCGTGGCGCCCCTGGCGGTCCTACGCCCAGCACCACCTCGACCTCGCCCTCACCGGCGCCTGA
- a CDS encoding pyridoxamine 5'-phosphate oxidase family protein: MNNHPEQHGDAPPVPPAPSAVLPATLPVTDRTRHRRLREQGSLDRADLEAVLDAGFVCHLGVVVDGHPMVVPTVYGRDDTHLYLHGSVASRSLAADPEAPVCVTVTHIDGLILARSVFEHGVSYRSAMIHGVPRVVTDPEEKLRGLRLLTEHATPGQWEYARRPSRKELAATTLLALSLAEASVKAAAGPPDDGTGPDAELGIWAGNLPLTATWGAPVPDPLLPAGIEAPRHIAERGGTRLG, from the coding sequence ATGAACAATCATCCTGAGCAGCACGGGGACGCCCCTCCCGTCCCGCCTGCCCCGTCCGCGGTACTCCCCGCGACCCTGCCCGTCACCGACCGCACCCGCCACCGCCGCCTGCGCGAGCAGGGCAGCCTGGACCGCGCCGATCTGGAAGCGGTCCTCGACGCGGGCTTCGTCTGCCACCTGGGCGTCGTCGTCGACGGCCACCCGATGGTCGTGCCCACCGTCTACGGCCGCGACGACACCCACCTCTACCTGCACGGCTCCGTCGCCAGCCGCAGCCTCGCCGCCGACCCCGAGGCGCCGGTCTGCGTCACCGTCACCCACATCGACGGGCTGATCCTCGCCCGCTCGGTGTTCGAGCACGGGGTCAGCTACCGCAGCGCGATGATCCACGGCGTCCCGCGCGTGGTGACCGACCCGGAGGAGAAGCTGCGCGGCCTGCGCCTGCTCACCGAGCACGCGACACCGGGCCAGTGGGAGTACGCACGCCGCCCGAGCCGCAAGGAGCTCGCCGCGACGACACTGCTGGCCCTCTCCCTGGCGGAGGCCTCGGTCAAGGCCGCGGCGGGCCCGCCGGACGACGGCACGGGTCCCGACGCGGAGCTCGGCATCTGGGCGGGCAACCTGCCGCTGACGGCGACGTGGGGAGCGCCGGTGCCGGACCCGCTGCTGCCCGCGGGCATCGAAGCGCCGCGGCACATCGCGGAGCGGGGCGGGACGCGGCTGGGGTGA
- a CDS encoding ferredoxin, translated as MAIHVEKDRCVGAGMCALTAPGVFTQDDDGLSEVLPGRSDGGGDPLVREAARACPVQAISVEQS; from the coding sequence ATGGCGATCCATGTCGAGAAGGACAGGTGCGTGGGCGCGGGGATGTGCGCGCTCACCGCGCCGGGCGTCTTCACCCAGGACGACGACGGCCTCAGCGAAGTGCTGCCCGGCCGTTCGGACGGCGGCGGCGACCCCCTGGTGCGGGAGGCCGCGCGGGCGTGCCCGGTGCAGGCGATCAGCGTGGAACAGAGCTGA
- a CDS encoding DUF456 domain-containing protein gives MGAWELLLVGVVMLLGLCGVLVPGVPGAWLVWAAVLWWTLQDPNGLAWGILVGATVVLLAAQAVRWQLPPRRLRASGATRRMAVFAGAGALLGFCVLPVIGAIPGFVAGIYTGERLRLGGHGEAVTATRTAMRMGGSSVLTELFACLLVLGAWVGALMWG, from the coding sequence ATGGGAGCGTGGGAACTCCTGCTGGTCGGCGTGGTCATGCTGCTCGGCCTGTGCGGAGTCTTGGTGCCCGGCGTGCCGGGGGCGTGGCTGGTGTGGGCCGCGGTCCTCTGGTGGACGCTGCAGGACCCGAACGGCCTCGCCTGGGGCATCCTCGTCGGCGCGACGGTCGTACTTCTCGCGGCACAGGCCGTGCGCTGGCAGCTGCCGCCGCGACGGCTGCGGGCGAGCGGAGCGACGCGCCGGATGGCGGTCTTCGCCGGGGCGGGCGCGCTGCTCGGCTTCTGCGTCCTGCCGGTGATCGGGGCGATCCCGGGCTTCGTCGCCGGCATCTACACCGGGGAACGCCTGCGACTCGGCGGCCACGGCGAGGCGGTGACGGCGACACGGACGGCCATGCGGATGGGCGGAAGCAGCGTGCTGACGGAACTGTTCGCTTGCCTGCTGGTTCTGGGGGCGTGGGTGGGAGCGCTGATGTGGGGGTGA